The segment CATCTTCAGATGGTGGCGAAGCATTGGTAGTCTGCATGTCCGCCCTTTGCTGTTTTCGCCATGCTGAATACAGCCAGAATAATGCACCCCCCAGGGCTGCGTAGCCTGTGAAGGTGGCGAGGTTTCGCACTGTCCATGCTCTCTTAGGCCAAGCCTCGTATTCATCAAGCTGCTTCAGCGCTTCCCATCCTTTGTCGGTGACCATCTCGACATCAAGCCGGCCTGACTCCAGCTCACTTCGAAACTGCAACACCGCCTCCAATGGTGGTTCCCCTTGCCACGGCCGAGGTGCCGGTGCCTCGCGCCAAGCGGACACGGCCCAAGTCATCCCCGTCCATCGGTCAACCTTGAAATACATGGGAGCAGGAGCGGCCGGGACTGTGACGGCAGACCAACGAAACATTATGGCAAGGATTACTGCCAGACAACAGACTATAGGATACCACAGGCCCCCTCTCGCTTTCATCCCTGTTTGCCTCCTTGATGGTCAACCTTCATTCTCGGTCGCTCTTCCTTCAAGGACCCTCCTTCAAGCCTTGAAGGGCGGCGTTCATCTTCTCCATGGCCTGAGTTTTAAGATCCATGCCCACGTGGGTGTAGGTATCCAAGGTGATTGAGATGGTGCTATGGCCAAGGATCTCCTGAACCGTTTTGGGAGACTGGCCAAGCTCCAGCATCAGGGTAGCGAAGGTGTGCCTCAAGTCGTGAAACCTGACATGGGGGAGACCTGCCTTCCTGAGACACCCGTCGAAGTGCCTGGCCATGTTCCTGGGGTCAATGGGCGTGCCAATGGGCGTACAGAATACAAGGCCCTGGTCCCCGTAGGCCGCACCCACAAGAAGGCGTTCCTCGTTCTGGCGGATCTTGTGTTTCTTTAAGGCCGCCAGGATGTTGGAGGGCATGGGGATTGTCCTCCTTGAACGGGCACTCTTGGGTTCCTGGAAGACAAGCCGGGTCTTCCTCTCGCCGTCCTCCTGGTCGTACACCCGGCAAAGCCCCCGTCTCACCGTGAGGGTGCCTGCCTTGAGGTCCAGGTCGTCCCAGCGAAGGGCCAGCAGCTCACCTAAGCGCAGGCCTGTCCCCAATGCAAGGAGAAAGGCAGCGGAGAGCCTGTCCCCTTCAACCACTGAGAGGAACTGCCTCGCCTCCTCCTGGGAAAGCGGCCTGATCTCCTTCTTCTCCTCCTTGGGCCTGGTGGTGGCCTCGGTGACGTTCCTGGCCAGCAGGTTATTCCTGACAGCCTGCTTCAGGGCACCGTGAAGAACCGCATGGATGTACCTGACTGTTCTAGAAGAGAGGCCCTCTGCCCGCTTCTCGTTGTACAGGCGTTGGACCATCTCGGGCCGCAGGGCCTTTAGGGGGATGTGTCCGATTGCCGGCTTCAGGTGGACCCTGACAAGATACGCGTAGCTGTCCCACGTGGTGGGGCGAAGGTCTGGCCTCTTGTACTCATGGAGCCAGATGTCAATCCACTCGCCAACGGTTGTCTTGGTGGGCGCTGTGAAATTGCCGGCCTGGAGATCGACCTGGGTCTTGGCCATCTTCTCCTGAACCTCTTTGCGGGTTTTGCCAGAGAAGCTGGCCCTCTTCAACTTGCCTGTTTCCGAGTCCCTGCCGGTAGTGAGACGGCCTGCCCATGACCCGTTGGGCCGCCGGTAGATACTGCCTTCGCCGTTACTCCTCTTCCCCATGTCCGGGGCCCCCTCTCTCTCGCTTCCTCAGGAAAGCCTCCACATCACTTGGCCGGAAACGCCAGGCATAATCCAGTTTGATGCCCTTGATCTTTCCATCGGCCAGGTAACGCCTCAAGTGTCTCTCCGACAGGCGCAGGTATCGTGCCACTTCTTTGAGTGTCATCAACTGCTGGTCCTTCATGCCGTTCCGCTCCTTCACTGTGTGCTATAATGAAAGGGCAGGGCAAGCCCTATGGGTCTTGCTCGGTACTGGAGGGCGCTTCTCCTTAGCTGGCGGAGGCGTCCTCCTCCTCGTCTTCGAATCGCACACCAGGCATAAGCCTCCTGAGGTCTTCCTTGATCCGAGCTATGTAGTGGGAAGGCTCCTCCATATCCTCCAGGGCGAATTGTCCCAGCACCTTGTCCAATGCCGGTCCTGTCTGAATAAGCGTCTCTCCCCGGTCCACGCAAAATTCTCCCTTGGCCATCAGCTCGGCCAGCTCCATCCCGTCAATTAGGCCTTGTAGGTAGAAGGCCTCGCTCTCCTTGACCGCAAGAGCAGCGTATGTGTTATCCAGATTGAGAACGACCCGGTACCCGTCAGCATTGAGCGCCCCCTTCAAGAGATGGCCCAGTTCAACGCATTTCCCCTTTTCCTCCTGGTATTCGGGATCGGTTGCCTCCAGGCGGTCCAGTGCCACCCCCGTACGCTCAACATAGAGCCTCTCAGCCAGCTTCTTCGCGGCATCAGTCTTAGCCATTCCAATTGACTCCTTTCATGTGGTATGGGCTGCCCTGCCCTACCCATATTATACCACGGCTTGCAAGGACATGCAAGGACACCATATGTTGTATTGTGCCAAGAAAGCTTGTCAGAAGCCAGCCCCGTTGTCGCACCGTTGCCACCGGCCCCCAAAACAGGCCATCTAGCAGGAACATCCCGTGGGTGAAGTGATATGTAGTCATGAGGTTAAGGCTCCCGGAGGAGGGGAAGGGCGCGCCCTGAGGCGCAAGAACCTGTCCGGCGCTGAGGTTGTGGGGGCACTTAAAGGAGCCTCGCCAGCAGGTACTTTTCAATGGCGCCCCCTTCTAGAGCCCTGGAGGGGCATTCCTCCCGGGGCCATGTTAGGGTATTCACTGCCCCCACGGACCCCTTCAGAGCGACCGAAGAGTGGTGTCTCCCGGAGCTTAGCGGCCATCTCCTGAGAGGGGGTATCGCCTGGCGGCTACGCCCACTCCTCGGTGGCGGGGCCATCATGCCGCGGCGCCGGTGGCCGCCCCGGTTCGACGTGGGCAGCCCGGCCCCCCCGGGGGGCCTTGGAAAGAACCCCCCCTCACGCATGCGCCTAAGGTTTTTCTTAGCGGCTCCCGGAAAAATTCCGCAGGAGAATCGCGGCAACTCGTTGAACCCCACGATGGTTGGTCTATGCAGGCCACCGGTCTCCCGCCGCCACCGGGGGATGCAGGAACCGCGCCAAGCCCGGCTCCTCGGCGATCTCTTCAGCCTGGATTTCGGCTGGCATCTCATGGAAGTGGAATCTTATCACTCCCACGAACGGGTCACGCTCCCGCGCCTCGGCCAGCAGGCGTTCGGAACGCCGGGTAAGCTTCGCGCCGCCACCCTCGACTCCCGCGTAGACCAGGACAAGCAGCGCCTCGCTGTCATCCGGGCTGAACTTGTCCTCAAGCCAACGTATACGGCCCTTAAGTACCACTTCAACTCACCCCCCGCATGACGGCGGCCTTGACCTGCTTCTCCAGGGCCTCCACCCGGCCCTCAAGATCTGCAACCTCCACGGCCCGCAAAGCCGTAGAAGCAACATAAGCGAGACACCGGGCCCTCTGGAGCGCATCGGCGTCAGAGGCCTGCACATCATAGATGGCCTGGCGAAGCAAATCCAGCACATCCTCGGCGGTTTTCAATCGAATTGAGTTTGGAAAACGGCTGGTGACGCTGGCCTTTCCATCCTTTGAACCCACTTGAACCTTCTTTTGCCGCGCCCACTCACGGGCATATTCACGGTGTTTTGCCTTGTCCTTGTAGGGCATACTCCACCACCTCACAGTTTTTCGATAGACACTGGGCTTATGTCCTCTGGACTAGCCAATGGCCTTCAGCACCTTCTTGAGAAGGGCCACCGCCTGGGGATGTTTTCGCAGTTCCTCCAGGTCAAGCACAGTGGCCTTCTTGCGCTTAAGGTCCCCGCTCGCATGGTCGTACCAGAGATGGCCAACCTGGAGTTTCCCGGCCTTCTCGAAGTAGGCCAGGTACACACGGCCCGTCCGGACCTCTTCACCGGCCTCCTGCTCCCAATAAGAAGGTTCTGAGTAAGGTTTCTGCCTTGCGGGTTCAGCCACGGCCTTAGCCTCCTTTTTCACTGTTGCCACCTGCTCCTTAGGGCGGGCCTTCCCCACGAACTCCTCTAGTAGCCTCCAGCACTCCTCGGACCCGGCGATCTCCTCAGCGTATAGGATTACCGGTTTGCCGCGCCGCTCTTCGTCAACCGCCGGCTCATACCAATAGGTATACATCCTCAGTGCTTTCTGTTCCCGGTAGAACTCCAGCCTAACCCTGCCTCTCAGCTCGACAACCCGAGGCTTCTCCTCCAGGGCCGGGTCCCCCCCTGGCGCAAACTGATGCTGGTTGCCCACTCCCACAGGGTTTCTGACGTAAGAAACCGTCCTCAACACACAACTCACTACTGAACTGGGCTATGACGTTCTTCCTGTGCTTTTGAACTGCATCAGGCAACATTGCCAAGGCGCATCACCTCATCCACGGTGCCAGCGGTTGTTGGCTCATGAGGCCATACTGGTTCCAGATCCCCGGCCAGTAGTTCGCCTGTTGCCCACCAAGAGGCGGCGTCCCTCCCCTTTGGGCTCCAAACCGGCCTTGGAGGTAGTCCACGTACTCCTGGATCACCTGGTTCAACGGGGCCTGTCCCGTGAGAACCCGGACATCCTCCTGGGCCATGGCTGTGGCATTCTGGTAAATGGAGGTCATGTCCACCGGCTGCGGCTGCATATACTGGCCCACCGCAAGCCGTTCGCCCTCGGTCAACTGGCTCATGGTGTACCCCTGCTGCAACTTCTGGTAGGCCTGGTTAGCCAACACCTGCTGCGGCGTAACCCGGCCCGCAAGGGCCACTTGCTGCTGCTGGAGGCCCAGCTGGGCCTGCCGGTAGTCCTGTTCCCACTGGGCTTGCTGCTGCGCCAAGCCGAACTGCTGGCTGAACTGCTGCTGCTGGGCGCCGAACCTTTGCTGTTCGAGCCCGAACTGCTGGCCGAACTGTTGCTGCTGCATCCCCAGGCCCGCCGCCTGGAGGCCGTACTGCATGGCGCCCATCTCAGCCTGCTGCCTCATCTGGGCCTCGCCAAGTCCCGCCTGGACCCCCAGGGTGCCAAACTGCTGTATGGCACTCAACCTCTGCTGGGCAAAGCCCATCATGGCGTTGAACATCTGGGTCTGGAGGCCCCTGAATTGCTCGGCGATTACCGCCTCTTCAGCGAGAAGGGCTCCCGTCCTGAACCGCTGCTCCACTTCCAAGGCTATGCCGGACTGGAGGAGGCCCCGGCGGTTGAGGTCTGCCTGGAGCCGTTCCCTCTCCACGCCGATGGATTCACGGAGCAGGGCCAGGGCATTCTGCGTTGCCGGGTCCATACCGCCCATGGCCTGCTGGAACATGGACATCATCCGGGATTCGGCTTGGTCAAAAGCCGCCAGGGTCTGATCAAGATACTTCATCGCAAACATTTGGAGGCTCGGGGTCGTGGCTTGCGAGCTGATTTGTTGGGCTGCCTTAACGCCGCTCCAGATTGCCGCTTCATAGTCAAACGGCTGGCCCGCCGCGCCATCCTGGGCGCCGTACCGCATCTGTTCCTGCTGCCATGCCTGGTCTATTATCGCCCTGCGCCCCGCCATGTCGTCCGTATAGCCTCCAGCTACCCCGGTTCCACCCGGCCCGGCCTTCGCAGGGCCACGCTCAAGAAGCGGGCTTGCCTCGCCTGTACCAACCCCGGCTCCAGCGCCGGGCGTTGATATGGGCTGCCCTGCGGGGGGTATGCCGTGGAGCATCTGGCGGAGGTCCCTCTCGATCTTTGCCCGGGGGTCTACCCCAGCCCAGCGATCTACCCCGGCCCCGGCCCCCTGCTTCACTCCGGTTGGGGATGGAGATGCCGGTGGTGTTGGCGTCGGCGTGGTCACAACGGGCGGGGGAGTCTTAATCAGGTTCTTCCCCGTAGGCGTTGACGGTATAGTCTCCGCCCGGCCTGTATATCCCGCAGGCCCAGGCCCCGACACCGCTTTCTGCTTGCGCTTCCACTCGGGCTCAACATCCATCCGGCCCCGGCTTGCCGCTTGCTGCTTCTGCCAACCCTGTAACCCCAGAACACCCATGGCCATTTCCCACCACTCCTCTCACCTTCGAAGAAAGACTTTACCCCCGGACCAGCAGCCCGCAAAGTAGACCCATGAAGCCGGCCAGCACAGCAATAGGCCGTATCCTCACCGGCGCATCACCTCCCAATCTTCGACGTGAACAGGTCTTTAACCACTGGCGCACTCCTTATGGGGATGCCGCAGGCCCTCCAGGGCGTGGCGGTAGAGATTCTCATGTATCCACCGCGCCGACAGGTCTGGGGCAAGGTAGATCACCGGGAAGCCATACCTGTGTGAGAAGGCCGTAAGGCTTGCCAGGAGTGCCTTTGGGTTATACTGGGAACGGTAGTCGCCGCGCACTATCTTGCCGAAACCGTCAGCATCCTCCACCAGGAGTGCGAAAAAGTCCAGCTGCCGGCCACGGATACATTCATTCTCGAACCGGGTCCTGTCCTTCAGGGTCTCCACCAGCTCATCAACGCTGCCCTTTCTCTCGATGGCCGCCGCGAAGTAGGTCTTGCGGAAAAACCCCAGCCCCGGGCATGCCGGGAGCATGATGGAGTAGTCCCCGGTTTCGAGGCTGCGCCGGTGGTGGGGTATCCCCTGGCCATCCAGCCAGGCAAGGATGTGGCCGTTCTCCTGCTCCCTGGTGTCATGGAGCACGGTTAGTGAGGAGG is part of the Bacillota bacterium genome and harbors:
- a CDS encoding site-specific integrase, producing the protein MGKRSNGEGSIYRRPNGSWAGRLTTGRDSETGKLKRASFSGKTRKEVQEKMAKTQVDLQAGNFTAPTKTTVGEWIDIWLHEYKRPDLRPTTWDSYAYLVRVHLKPAIGHIPLKALRPEMVQRLYNEKRAEGLSSRTVRYIHAVLHGALKQAVRNNLLARNVTEATTRPKEEKKEIRPLSQEEARQFLSVVEGDRLSAAFLLALGTGLRLGELLALRWDDLDLKAGTLTVRRGLCRVYDQEDGERKTRLVFQEPKSARSRRTIPMPSNILAALKKHKIRQNEERLLVGAAYGDQGLVFCTPIGTPIDPRNMARHFDGCLRKAGLPHVRFHDLRHTFATLMLELGQSPKTVQEILGHSTISITLDTYTHVGMDLKTQAMEKMNAALQGLKEGP
- a CDS encoding helix-turn-helix domain-containing protein; translation: MKDQQLMTLKEVARYLRLSERHLRRYLADGKIKGIKLDYAWRFRPSDVEAFLRKRERGGPGHGEEE
- a CDS encoding ERCC4 domain-containing protein → MHYHFTDKEREELASSLTVLHDTREQENGHILAWLDGQGIPHHRRSLETGDYSIMLPACPGLGFFRKTYFAAAIERKGSVDELVETLKDRTRFENECIRGRQLDFFALLVEDADGFGKIVRGDYRSQYNPKALLASLTAFSHRYGFPVIYLAPDLSARWIHENLYRHALEGLRHPHKECASG